Proteins encoded in a region of the Frondihabitans sp. 762G35 genome:
- a CDS encoding beta-1,6-N-acetylglucosaminyltransferase has translation MRSAQRPPALLACVILAHTDPTHVKRLVVALDPFPVFLHCDPSTPDDVFREMTEDLPERVVVLPRVRTGWARWENVEAELQGYRAALAATEATHVAVLTGTDYPLASTAEIAALLDDHRGVSFALLDPMPHPEWGRSGGFDRLRFRHWAWRKRMIRLPVPRRLPRDVTFAGGSQLKVLAREHVAQVLEAVDANPALVAFWRRSWVADETFVPSILHTPRFVPGWAAEHVRATLWWIGWDGTRRKSPPWLTLEHTDAVLSRRSAAEQDLPHFFARKFSTSESSALLDRIDDAVVHGRAGAAS, from the coding sequence ATGCGGTCAGCCCAGCGTCCCCCTGCGCTCCTGGCGTGCGTCATCCTCGCGCACACGGATCCCACGCACGTGAAGCGACTCGTCGTGGCCCTCGACCCCTTCCCCGTCTTCCTCCACTGCGACCCGTCGACGCCCGACGACGTGTTCCGGGAGATGACCGAGGACCTCCCCGAGCGCGTCGTCGTGCTGCCCCGCGTCCGCACGGGCTGGGCCCGCTGGGAGAACGTCGAGGCGGAGCTCCAGGGCTATCGGGCGGCGCTCGCCGCGACCGAAGCGACGCACGTCGCCGTGCTGACCGGCACCGACTACCCGCTCGCGTCCACCGCGGAGATCGCCGCGCTCCTCGACGACCACCGCGGCGTCTCCTTCGCCCTGCTCGACCCGATGCCGCACCCCGAGTGGGGGCGCTCCGGCGGTTTCGACCGCCTGCGCTTCCGGCACTGGGCCTGGCGCAAGCGCATGATCCGACTCCCCGTGCCGCGCCGCCTGCCCCGCGACGTCACCTTCGCGGGCGGATCCCAGCTGAAGGTCCTCGCGCGGGAGCACGTGGCCCAGGTGCTCGAGGCCGTCGACGCGAACCCCGCGCTCGTCGCGTTCTGGCGTCGCAGCTGGGTCGCCGACGAGACCTTCGTGCCGTCGATCCTCCACACGCCCCGCTTCGTCCCGGGCTGGGCCGCCGAGCACGTCCGGGCGACCCTGTGGTGGATCGGCTGGGACGGCACCCGCCGCAAGAGCCCGCCGTGGCTGACCCTCGAGCACACCGACGCGGTGCTCAGCCGCCGGTCCGCCGCCGAGCAGGATCTGCCCCACTTCTTCGCCCGGAAGTTCTCCACCTCCGAGAGCTCCGCGCTCCTCGACCGCATCGACGACGCCGTCGTCCACGGCCGAGCAGGAGCCGCGTCGTGA
- a CDS encoding D-2-hydroxyacid dehydrogenase family protein has protein sequence MAPTLTILDDYQNAALDLADWSPLRERYEIDVVDEHLEGDALVERLAGSRVVVAMRERTAFPEAILLRLPELRLLVTTGMANAAIDLEAAARLGIAVSGTTGSGREVAELTLGVMISLARHITVEDRSMHEGGWQTTLGTALAGKTLGLVGLGKQGALVAELARAFRMRIVAWSPHLTPERAAEHGAEAVTKEALFETSDFVSIHVPLTESTRWLVGAEELAVMKESAYLVNTSRGPVVDTEALLMALMVDTIAGAALDVYDVEPLPADDPLRKLDNVLLIPHLGYVTREVYAVFYGEAVEDVLAFDAGEELRSLVPSAG, from the coding sequence ATGGCGCCGACCCTCACGATCCTCGACGACTACCAGAACGCCGCCCTCGACCTGGCGGACTGGTCGCCCCTCCGCGAGAGGTACGAGATCGACGTCGTCGACGAGCACCTGGAGGGCGACGCCCTCGTCGAGCGCCTCGCCGGCAGCCGCGTCGTCGTGGCCATGCGGGAGCGGACCGCGTTCCCCGAGGCGATCCTCCTGCGCCTGCCCGAGCTGCGGCTCCTGGTGACCACCGGGATGGCCAACGCGGCGATCGACCTCGAGGCCGCCGCGCGGCTCGGCATCGCCGTCTCCGGGACCACCGGCTCCGGCCGGGAGGTCGCCGAGCTGACCCTCGGCGTGATGATCTCGCTGGCGCGCCACATCACCGTCGAGGACCGCTCGATGCACGAGGGCGGCTGGCAGACCACGCTCGGCACCGCTCTCGCGGGCAAGACCCTCGGACTCGTCGGCCTCGGCAAGCAGGGGGCCCTCGTCGCGGAGCTCGCGCGGGCGTTCCGGATGCGGATCGTCGCCTGGAGCCCCCACCTCACGCCCGAGCGCGCGGCGGAGCACGGCGCCGAGGCCGTCACGAAGGAGGCGCTGTTCGAGACGAGCGACTTCGTCTCGATCCACGTGCCCCTCACCGAGTCGACCCGCTGGCTCGTCGGCGCGGAGGAGCTCGCCGTGATGAAGGAGAGCGCCTACCTCGTCAACACGTCGCGCGGCCCGGTCGTCGACACGGAGGCGCTGCTGATGGCGCTCATGGTCGACACCATCGCCGGCGCCGCCCTCGACGTCTACGACGTCGAACCGCTCCCGGCGGACGACCCGCTGCGCAAGCTCGACAACGTGCTCCTCATCCCCCACCTCGGCTACGTCACGCGAGAGGTCTACGCCGTGTTCTACGGCGAGGCGGTCGAGGACGTCCTCGCGTTCGACGCGGGCGAAGAGCTCCGGTCGCTCGTGCCCTCCGCCGGATGA
- a CDS encoding DeoR/GlpR family DNA-binding transcription regulator, translating into MYALERHDSITDLLRAEGRVVVADLAARFDVTTETIRRDLDALEQAGRLQRVHGGAVASGHTSVAELSFAERQEQQTPGKTAIARAAARLVPPTFVGSVALDAGTTTAAIAQELASWEPETPGGHLTVITNAVPIAALLQQSPHIELHLLGGRVRGLTSAAVGSATVDQIAGLRPDIAFVGANGVSAGFGLSTPDELEGAVKAAYLRAARRAVAVVDATKHGAEALVRFGRLDEIDTVITDQAPGADLARALADSDVEVIVA; encoded by the coding sequence ATGTACGCACTGGAGCGACACGACTCGATCACCGACCTCCTGCGTGCCGAGGGCCGCGTCGTCGTCGCCGATCTCGCCGCCCGCTTCGACGTCACGACCGAGACGATCCGCCGCGACCTCGACGCTCTCGAGCAGGCCGGTCGTCTCCAGCGGGTTCACGGCGGGGCCGTCGCCTCCGGGCACACCAGCGTCGCGGAGCTGAGCTTCGCGGAGCGGCAGGAGCAGCAGACCCCCGGCAAGACCGCCATCGCGCGCGCTGCCGCCCGGCTCGTCCCCCCGACCTTCGTCGGCTCCGTCGCCCTCGACGCCGGCACCACCACCGCGGCCATCGCGCAGGAGCTCGCCTCGTGGGAGCCGGAGACCCCGGGCGGCCACCTCACCGTCATCACCAACGCCGTCCCGATCGCGGCGCTGCTCCAGCAGAGCCCGCACATCGAGCTGCACCTGCTGGGCGGGCGCGTCCGCGGCCTCACGAGCGCGGCCGTCGGCTCGGCCACCGTCGACCAGATCGCCGGCCTCCGCCCCGACATCGCCTTCGTGGGCGCCAACGGCGTCAGCGCCGGCTTCGGCCTCTCCACGCCCGACGAGCTCGAGGGCGCCGTCAAGGCGGCCTACCTGCGGGCGGCCCGCCGCGCCGTTGCCGTCGTCGACGCGACCAAGCACGGCGCCGAGGCCCTCGTGCGCTTCGGACGCCTCGACGAGATCGACACCGTCATCACCGACCAAGCCCCCGGCGCCGACCTCGCCCGGGCCCTCGCCGACTCCGATGTGGAGGTGATCGTCGCATGA
- a CDS encoding 1-phosphofructokinase family hexose kinase, translating to MIITVTPNPSLDRTIELSGPLARGAVQRSLSTTDEPGGKGVNVSRALAASGADTVAILPGALDDPVLVGLRARGVSTVNLPIDGRLRANVTLTEPGGTTTKINEPGPDLQGHALALLDLVVEHAGAATWLVLAGSLPPGLPDDFHAGVVHAVRETYGSASPRIAVDSSGAPFRALIDSGVVVDLVKPNAEELAEIVGGDPAEYESDPARAVEGARLLLARGVGAVLLTLGSAGAVLVDQQGAWFAAAPKITALSTVGAGDSALSGYLLAETSGATAPRRLAQAVASGAAAASLPGSIVPTLDQTHPELVTVDAVAPAVAGRR from the coding sequence ATGATCATCACGGTCACGCCCAACCCCTCGCTCGACCGTACGATCGAGCTCTCCGGCCCCCTGGCCCGCGGCGCCGTCCAGCGCTCGCTCTCCACCACCGACGAACCCGGCGGCAAGGGCGTCAACGTCTCGCGCGCGCTCGCGGCGTCGGGGGCCGACACGGTCGCGATCCTGCCCGGCGCCCTCGACGACCCCGTGCTCGTCGGGCTCCGCGCCCGCGGCGTCAGCACCGTCAACCTTCCGATCGACGGGCGACTGCGCGCCAACGTGACACTCACGGAGCCCGGCGGCACGACGACGAAGATCAACGAGCCCGGCCCCGACCTCCAGGGGCACGCCCTCGCCCTCCTCGACCTCGTCGTCGAGCACGCGGGTGCCGCGACCTGGCTCGTCCTCGCCGGCTCGCTCCCGCCCGGCCTCCCCGACGACTTCCACGCCGGCGTGGTCCACGCCGTGCGCGAGACCTACGGCTCGGCGTCCCCGCGCATCGCCGTCGACTCCTCGGGCGCCCCCTTCCGTGCCCTGATCGACTCCGGTGTCGTCGTCGACCTCGTGAAGCCGAACGCCGAGGAGCTCGCCGAGATCGTCGGCGGAGACCCGGCCGAGTACGAGAGCGACCCGGCGCGGGCCGTCGAGGGCGCCAGACTCCTGCTCGCGAGGGGGGTCGGCGCCGTCCTGCTCACCCTCGGCAGCGCCGGTGCCGTGCTCGTCGACCAGCAGGGCGCCTGGTTCGCCGCCGCCCCGAAGATCACCGCGCTCTCCACCGTCGGAGCCGGCGACTCGGCGCTCTCCGGCTACCTCCTCGCCGAGACGTCCGGCGCGACGGCCCCGCGTCGACTCGCGCAGGCCGTGGCCTCCGGCGCGGCCGCCGCGTCGCTGCCCGGCAGCATCGTGCCCACGCTCGACCAGACCCACCCGGAGCTCGTGACCGTCGACGCGGTCGCCCCCGCCGTCGCCGGTCGGCGCTGA
- a CDS encoding PTS fructose transporter subunit IIABC produces MSSLISTDLVGLDENLGDTSSDVIRALARRVAGVGRAGSAETLADDAIKREASVGTGVPGGIAIPHARSASVTEPTLAMTRLAKKVPFGAPDGDADIVFMIAVPEGADADHMTVLSTLARALIRDDFTAALRAARTPADIVKLVDDEVGGEVDQARGVTGTAAPAGASPDAAPRLRLVGVTACPTGIAHTYMAADALVAAAKRAGADLQIETQGSGQVVPLDPSVIQAADAVIFAVDVDVRDRSRFAGKPLVQGPVKRGVDEPDQMVREAIAAATDPKASRVTGSAASGPVVSGGRQNFGSSLKRWLLTGVSYMIPFVAGGGLLVALGFLLSGYGIALTADGHTVNNAVYALTNYSLTNLPPEGLAYYLGAAAFQIGGVSLGFLVAALAGYIAYAIADRPGIAPGFVAGSIAVFMNAGFLGGLIGGLLAGAAAYWIGKPRVPRWLRGLMPVVIIPLLASIVASGLMLLVLGGPIAALMKGLTDWLNSLNGASAILLGVILGLMMAFDLGGPVNKVAYAFAVAGLSAGSLANPAPLEIMAAVMGAGMVPPLAMALASTVLYRKGFSEPERENGKAAWLLGASFISEGAIPFAAADPLRVIPASMVGAAATGAISMAAGVTSRAPHGGIFVFFAIGGIWMWLLAIVVGAVVSALVLVALKRFVRRRPVGASAAATTEADALVEQRRPVPASA; encoded by the coding sequence ATGTCCAGCCTCATCAGCACCGACCTCGTCGGGCTCGACGAGAACCTCGGAGACACGTCGTCCGACGTGATCCGGGCCCTCGCCCGCCGCGTCGCAGGAGTCGGGCGCGCCGGTTCCGCCGAGACGCTCGCCGACGACGCCATCAAGCGGGAGGCGTCCGTGGGAACGGGCGTGCCCGGCGGGATCGCCATCCCCCACGCCCGCTCCGCCTCCGTCACGGAGCCCACGCTCGCCATGACGCGTCTGGCGAAGAAGGTCCCCTTCGGCGCCCCCGACGGCGACGCCGACATCGTCTTCATGATCGCCGTGCCCGAGGGCGCCGACGCCGACCACATGACCGTGCTCTCGACGCTCGCGCGCGCCCTGATCCGCGACGACTTCACGGCCGCCCTCCGGGCCGCCCGCACCCCCGCCGACATCGTGAAGCTCGTCGACGACGAGGTGGGCGGAGAGGTCGACCAGGCGCGCGGGGTCACCGGCACCGCGGCTCCTGCCGGAGCCTCGCCCGACGCCGCCCCGCGCCTCCGGCTCGTCGGCGTCACGGCCTGCCCCACCGGCATCGCCCACACCTACATGGCGGCCGACGCCCTCGTCGCCGCCGCCAAGCGCGCCGGGGCCGACCTGCAGATCGAGACGCAGGGCTCCGGCCAGGTCGTCCCGCTCGACCCGTCGGTCATCCAGGCGGCCGACGCCGTCATCTTCGCCGTCGACGTCGACGTCCGCGACCGCTCCCGCTTCGCCGGCAAGCCGCTCGTGCAGGGCCCCGTCAAGCGCGGCGTCGACGAGCCCGACCAGATGGTCCGCGAGGCGATCGCCGCGGCGACCGATCCGAAGGCCAGCCGCGTCACCGGCAGCGCCGCCTCCGGCCCCGTCGTGAGCGGCGGGCGCCAGAACTTCGGTTCGTCGCTCAAGCGCTGGCTCCTCACGGGCGTGTCGTACATGATCCCGTTCGTGGCGGGCGGCGGTCTCCTCGTCGCGCTCGGCTTCCTCCTCTCCGGCTACGGCATCGCCCTCACGGCGGACGGCCACACCGTCAACAACGCCGTCTACGCGCTGACGAACTACTCGCTGACGAACCTGCCGCCCGAGGGCCTCGCCTACTACCTCGGCGCCGCCGCCTTCCAGATCGGCGGGGTGTCGCTCGGATTCCTCGTGGCGGCCCTGGCCGGCTACATCGCCTACGCGATCGCCGACCGCCCGGGCATCGCGCCCGGCTTCGTCGCCGGCTCCATCGCGGTGTTCATGAACGCCGGATTCCTCGGCGGCCTCATCGGCGGCCTGCTCGCCGGTGCCGCGGCCTACTGGATCGGCAAGCCCCGCGTGCCGCGCTGGCTCCGCGGCCTCATGCCCGTCGTCATCATCCCGCTGCTCGCCAGCATCGTCGCCTCCGGCCTTATGCTCCTCGTGCTCGGCGGCCCCATCGCGGCCCTGATGAAGGGCCTGACCGACTGGCTCAACTCGCTCAACGGCGCGTCCGCCATCCTGCTCGGCGTCATCCTCGGCCTGATGATGGCCTTCGACCTCGGCGGCCCGGTCAACAAGGTCGCGTACGCCTTCGCGGTCGCGGGGCTCTCCGCAGGATCCCTGGCCAACCCCGCCCCGCTCGAGATCATGGCCGCCGTCATGGGTGCCGGCATGGTGCCCCCGCTCGCGATGGCCCTCGCCTCCACCGTGCTCTACCGCAAGGGGTTCAGCGAGCCCGAGAGGGAGAACGGCAAGGCGGCGTGGCTGCTCGGAGCGTCGTTCATCTCCGAGGGCGCGATCCCCTTCGCCGCGGCCGACCCGCTGCGCGTGATCCCGGCGTCGATGGTCGGCGCGGCCGCCACCGGAGCGATCTCCATGGCCGCCGGAGTCACCTCCCGCGCCCCGCACGGCGGCATCTTCGTCTTCTTCGCCATCGGGGGCATCTGGATGTGGCTCCTGGCGATCGTCGTCGGAGCCGTCGTCTCGGCGCTCGTGCTCGTCGCGCTCAAGCGCTTCGTGCGCCGTCGCCCGGTCGGGGCCTCCGCGGCCGCGACGACCGAGGCCGACGCCCTCGTGGAGCAGCGTCGCCCCGTGCCCGCGAGCGCGTAG
- a CDS encoding cysteine desulfurase family protein — translation MLYLDAAATSPVRREALEAMWPYLTGDFGNPSSRHTVGESAARGLVRAREQVAGWLGCRPGEVVFTGSGTEADNLAVKGIALGAPRGRHLVTTAIEHEAVLESVDFLRRGHGFDVTLVDLDPDGTVSPAALARALRPDTTLVSIAHANNEVGTVQPIAELAALAREAGVPFHTDAVQSAGWLDTRVDRLGVQALTLSGHKLGAPKGIGALFVAGRLPLEPLVHGGGQERGRRSGTENVAGAVALGAVVALAEAERERRAADAAAVRDAFVDRVLSLAQDARLTGPLHRRLPAHASFVFPGTSGESVLLELERRGVVSSSGSACAAGSDEPSHVLTALGVEADVAQTAVRFTWSPDVTEEQLAGVAASLAESLDAVRALAR, via the coding sequence GTGCTCTACCTCGACGCGGCCGCCACGTCACCCGTCCGCCGCGAGGCGCTCGAGGCGATGTGGCCCTACCTGACCGGCGACTTCGGCAATCCGTCGAGCCGGCACACGGTGGGGGAGTCGGCCGCCCGGGGGCTCGTCCGGGCCCGCGAGCAGGTGGCCGGCTGGCTCGGCTGCCGGCCGGGCGAGGTCGTGTTCACCGGGTCGGGGACCGAGGCCGACAACCTCGCCGTCAAGGGCATCGCCCTCGGGGCACCGCGGGGTCGGCACCTCGTGACGACGGCGATCGAGCACGAGGCGGTCCTCGAGTCGGTCGACTTCCTCCGCAGGGGCCACGGCTTCGACGTCACCCTCGTCGACCTCGACCCCGACGGCACCGTCTCTCCCGCGGCTCTCGCGCGCGCACTGCGGCCCGACACCACCCTCGTGTCGATCGCCCACGCGAACAACGAGGTGGGCACGGTCCAGCCGATCGCCGAGCTCGCCGCTCTCGCGCGGGAGGCCGGCGTGCCGTTCCACACCGACGCCGTTCAGTCGGCCGGCTGGCTCGACACCCGCGTCGACCGGCTCGGCGTCCAGGCGCTGACCCTGTCCGGGCACAAACTCGGTGCGCCCAAGGGGATCGGGGCGCTCTTCGTCGCGGGCCGCCTCCCGCTCGAGCCCCTCGTCCACGGCGGCGGTCAGGAGCGGGGCCGCCGCTCCGGCACCGAGAACGTCGCCGGCGCCGTGGCCCTCGGCGCCGTCGTCGCGCTGGCCGAGGCCGAGCGGGAGCGTCGCGCGGCCGACGCCGCAGCGGTCCGCGACGCGTTCGTCGACCGGGTCCTCTCCCTGGCGCAGGATGCCCGACTCACCGGCCCCCTTCATCGACGCCTGCCCGCCCACGCGTCGTTCGTCTTCCCTGGGACGAGCGGCGAGTCGGTCCTCCTCGAGCTGGAGCGACGCGGCGTCGTGTCCTCGAGCGGTTCGGCGTGCGCCGCGGGCAGCGACGAGCCGTCGCACGTCCTGACGGCCCTCGGCGTCGAGGCGGACGTCGCGCAGACGGCGGTCCGCTTCACCTGGTCGCCCGACGTCACGGAGGAGCAGTTGGCAGGAGTCGCGGCGTCTCTCGCCGAGTCGCTCGACGCCGTCCGCGCACTCGCCCGGTAG
- the nadC gene encoding carboxylating nicotinate-nucleotide diphosphorylase: MLTDDAITEVVRRALREDAPWGDVTSEALIPVEATATASVVARESGVLSGTRVLLATAREVDPGIGVDVLAHDGERFAPGDELFRLRGSARSILRAERIALNLVQRLSGIATLTAEYVALTEGTRARIVDTRKTTPGLRALERDAVLAGGGRNHRFSLSDAVLVKDNHLAILLAQGLTVTEALLAMKARLSHTTHVEVEVDRLDQIEAVLAAGVDTIMLDNFAPDDLMAGVALVAGRALVEASGGVSLATVAEIARSGVDLISVGALTHSVRALDLGLDVSVDVPTPVGR, translated from the coding sequence ATGCTCACTGACGACGCGATCACCGAGGTCGTCCGCCGCGCCCTCCGCGAGGACGCCCCCTGGGGCGACGTGACGAGCGAGGCGCTGATCCCCGTGGAGGCGACGGCGACCGCGTCGGTCGTGGCGCGCGAGAGCGGTGTCCTCAGCGGTACCCGCGTGCTGCTCGCCACGGCCCGGGAGGTCGATCCCGGAATCGGGGTCGACGTGCTCGCCCACGACGGGGAGCGCTTCGCGCCGGGCGACGAGCTGTTCCGCCTGCGGGGCTCGGCCCGGAGCATCCTGCGGGCGGAGCGGATCGCGCTCAACCTCGTGCAGCGGCTCTCGGGGATCGCGACGCTGACCGCCGAGTACGTGGCTCTCACGGAGGGGACCCGCGCCCGGATCGTCGACACCCGCAAGACCACGCCCGGCCTCCGCGCCCTGGAGCGCGACGCGGTCCTCGCCGGTGGCGGCCGGAACCACCGCTTCTCGCTCTCGGACGCCGTCCTCGTGAAGGACAACCACCTCGCGATCCTGCTCGCCCAGGGCCTCACCGTGACCGAGGCGCTGCTGGCCATGAAGGCGCGGCTCTCGCACACGACGCACGTCGAGGTGGAGGTGGACCGGCTCGATCAGATCGAGGCGGTCCTCGCGGCGGGCGTCGACACGATCATGCTCGACAACTTCGCCCCCGACGACCTGATGGCCGGCGTCGCGCTGGTCGCGGGCCGGGCTCTCGTCGAGGCGAGCGGCGGCGTGTCGCTCGCCACCGTCGCGGAGATCGCCCGCTCGGGCGTCGACCTCATCTCGGTGGGGGCCCTGACCCACAGCGTCCGGGCGCTCGACCTCGGTCTCGACGTCTCGGTCGACGTGCCGACCCCGGTCGGTCGCTGA